Proteins from a single region of Ensifer adhaerens:
- a CDS encoding extracellular solute-binding protein, with product MTVTSFGNGAVAAPVHAIAMHGEPALPADFKNFPYVNPNVKKGGKISYGVVGTFDSLNPFILKSMRTTARGMWDPEYGNLVYESLMQRSRDEAFTMYGLLAESVEWDDDRTFIQFNLNPNARWADGQPVTAEDVIFSFELMRDKGRVPFSNRLAKVAKMEKVGDRSVRFTFTEEADRELPLLLGLSPVLPKHAIDVATFDQTSLKPPLGSGPYRVAEVKPGERIVYKRNPDYWAKDLPSKVGQDNYDEISVEYFLQENSLFEAFKKGEIDIYPEGSATKWARGYDFPAVRSGDVVKETFKPKTPSGMLGIVFNTRKPMFDNLKLRQGLALVFDFEWVNKNLFDGAYTRTQSYWQNSTLSFLGAPADDRELGLIGDARDRINPAILDGTYRLPVTDASGRDRNVLRVAVSLMREAGFQIKDGKMVDAKGAPLAFEIMSQNAGQEKIALAYQRFLAPLGIQVTVRTVDDSQYQQRSQSFDYDVIIKSFPSTLSPGIEQAGRWSSQSRDRQGSDNFAGVADKDVDRMINNILQARTTEDFTAAVRAHDRLLVNNSYLVPLYHLDAQWVARRKHIGRPDVLPLYGYQLPAWWDQNAQ from the coding sequence ATGACCGTCACATCGTTCGGGAACGGTGCGGTAGCCGCACCCGTGCATGCCATTGCCATGCATGGCGAACCGGCGCTGCCGGCCGATTTCAAGAACTTCCCCTACGTCAATCCGAACGTGAAGAAGGGCGGGAAGATCTCCTACGGCGTAGTCGGCACCTTCGACAGCCTCAATCCGTTCATTCTGAAGAGCATGCGCACGACGGCGCGCGGCATGTGGGACCCGGAATACGGCAACCTCGTCTACGAATCGCTGATGCAGCGCTCGCGCGACGAAGCCTTCACCATGTACGGCCTGCTCGCCGAATCGGTTGAATGGGATGACGACCGGACCTTCATCCAGTTCAACCTCAACCCCAACGCCCGCTGGGCCGACGGGCAGCCGGTCACCGCTGAAGACGTGATCTTCAGCTTCGAACTGATGCGCGACAAGGGACGCGTGCCCTTCAGCAACCGCCTGGCCAAGGTGGCGAAGATGGAGAAGGTGGGCGACCGCAGCGTACGTTTCACGTTTACCGAAGAAGCCGACCGCGAACTTCCGCTGTTGCTCGGCCTCTCGCCGGTCCTGCCGAAACACGCCATTGACGTTGCAACCTTCGACCAGACGAGCTTGAAGCCGCCGCTCGGCTCCGGCCCCTATCGGGTTGCTGAAGTGAAACCGGGCGAGCGCATCGTCTACAAAAGAAACCCCGATTACTGGGCGAAGGACCTGCCGTCGAAGGTCGGCCAGGACAATTACGACGAAATCTCCGTCGAATACTTCCTTCAGGAAAACTCGCTGTTCGAAGCGTTCAAGAAAGGCGAGATCGACATCTATCCCGAAGGCAGTGCCACCAAGTGGGCGCGCGGATACGATTTCCCGGCTGTCCGCTCCGGCGACGTCGTCAAGGAGACCTTCAAGCCGAAAACGCCGTCCGGCATGCTCGGTATCGTGTTCAATACCCGCAAGCCGATGTTCGACAACCTCAAGCTCCGGCAGGGTCTGGCACTCGTGTTCGACTTCGAGTGGGTCAACAAGAACCTCTTCGATGGTGCCTATACGCGCACCCAGAGCTACTGGCAGAATTCGACGCTGAGCTTCCTCGGCGCACCGGCTGACGACCGTGAACTCGGCCTCATCGGCGATGCACGCGATCGCATCAACCCGGCAATCCTCGACGGCACCTATCGGCTGCCGGTGACGGACGCTTCTGGGCGTGATCGCAACGTGCTGCGTGTCGCCGTCTCGCTGATGCGCGAGGCGGGTTTCCAGATCAAGGACGGCAAGATGGTCGACGCCAAGGGCGCGCCGCTTGCCTTCGAAATCATGAGCCAGAACGCGGGCCAGGAAAAGATCGCGCTTGCCTATCAGCGCTTCCTCGCGCCGCTGGGCATTCAGGTGACAGTGCGCACCGTCGACGATTCGCAGTATCAGCAGCGTAGCCAGTCCTTCGACTACGACGTGATCATCAAGTCGTTCCCATCGACGTTGTCACCCGGCATCGAGCAGGCTGGGCGCTGGTCCTCCCAGTCCAGGGATCGACAGGGCAGCGACAACTTTGCCGGCGTAGCCGACAAGGATGTCGACCGCATGATCAACAACATTCTCCAGGCCCGCACGACTGAGGATTTCACGGCTGCCGTGCGCGCCCACGACCGGCTGCTGGTCAACAATTCCTATCTGGTTCCGCTCTATCACCTGGACGCACAGTGGGTGGCGCGACGCAAGCACATCGGCCGTCCCGACGTGTTGCCGCTCTATGGCTACCAACTTCCGGCCTGGTGGGACCAAAACGCCCAATAG
- a CDS encoding invasion associated locus B family protein, which translates to MIFKSNFTKRSGMAALALSVAAAGVPGVASAQQAGGKPPQGWFKICTKQEDNDVCIVQNLLTANNGQLVTAVGLITVSGKVNRKVLQVSVPSARLIPTGVQMQIDGGKPVKLDYAICMPDKCVAEAPLSDQLIASLKKGNEVVFTSVNFQRAPNPIKMALTGFTGVFDGEPIEQSQLEERQRLLQEEMQKKAEDARKKLEEAQKAAKQN; encoded by the coding sequence ATGATCTTCAAGTCGAATTTTACCAAACGCTCGGGTATGGCAGCGCTGGCGCTCTCTGTAGCTGCTGCGGGCGTACCGGGTGTTGCATCCGCCCAGCAGGCAGGTGGCAAGCCGCCGCAGGGCTGGTTCAAGATCTGCACCAAGCAGGAAGACAATGACGTCTGCATCGTTCAGAACCTGCTGACCGCCAACAACGGTCAGCTCGTCACCGCTGTCGGCCTCATCACCGTAAGCGGCAAGGTCAACCGAAAGGTTCTGCAGGTTTCCGTACCGTCCGCGCGCCTGATCCCGACGGGTGTCCAGATGCAGATCGACGGCGGCAAGCCGGTAAAGCTCGACTACGCAATCTGCATGCCGGACAAGTGCGTCGCTGAAGCGCCGCTCTCCGACCAGCTGATCGCCAGCCTGAAGAAGGGCAATGAAGTCGTCTTCACGTCGGTCAACTTCCAGCGCGCGCCGAACCCGATCAAGATGGCTCTGACGGGCTTCACCGGCGTGTTCGACGGCGAGCCGATCGAGCAGTCGCAGCTCGAAGAGCGTCAGCGTCTGCTGCAGGAAGAAATGCAGAAGAAGGCAGAGGACGCCCGCAAGAAGCTTGAGGAAGCCCAGAAGGCTGCCAAGCAGAACTAA
- the hspQ gene encoding heat shock protein HspQ, which translates to MKQRNAKFEIGQVVRHRIFPFRGVIFDVDPEYANTEEWWNAIPQEIRPSKDQPFYHLFAENDDSEYVAYVSEQNLEFDDSDRPMRHAQVDALFDKDGVGHYRPKAAFRH; encoded by the coding sequence ATGAAACAAAGAAACGCCAAATTCGAGATCGGACAGGTGGTTCGCCATCGGATTTTTCCGTTCCGCGGCGTCATTTTCGACGTCGATCCGGAATACGCCAACACCGAAGAATGGTGGAACGCCATTCCGCAGGAGATCCGCCCGAGCAAGGATCAACCCTTCTACCATCTGTTCGCCGAAAACGACGACAGCGAGTATGTCGCCTACGTTTCCGAGCAGAACCTGGAATTCGACGACAGCGACCGGCCGATGCGCCACGCGCAAGTCGATGCCCTGTTCGACAAGGATGGCGTCGGCCATTACAGGCCCAAGGCGGCTTTCCGCCACTAG
- the glnA gene encoding type I glutamate--ammonia ligase has protein sequence MTTASDILKQIKDNDVKFVDLRFTDPKGKLQHVTMDVVCVDEDMFADGVMFDGSSIGGWKAINESDMVLMPDPETAHMDPFFAQSTMVIICDILDPVSGESYNRDPRGTAKKAEAYLKASGIGDTVFVGPEAEFFVFDDVKYKADPYNTGFKLDSSELPSNDDTDYETGNLGHRPRVKGGYFPVPPIDSCQDMRSEMLTVLSEMGVTVEKHHHEVAAAQHELGVKFDALVRNADKMQIYKYVVHQVANAYGKTATFMPKPIFGDNGSGMHVHLSIWKDGKPTFAGDEYAGLSETCLYFIGGIIKHAKSLNAFTNPSTNSYKRLVPGYEAPVLLAYSARNRSASCRIPFGTNPKAKRVEVRFPDPTANPYLAFAAMLMAGLDGIKNKLHPGKAMDKDLYDLPPKELKKIPTVCGSLREALESLDKDRKYLTAGGVFDDDQIDSFIELKMQEVMRFEMTPHPVEYDMYYSV, from the coding sequence ATGACGACTGCAAGCGATATTCTGAAGCAAATCAAGGACAACGACGTCAAGTTCGTCGACCTGCGCTTTACCGATCCCAAGGGCAAGCTGCAGCACGTAACGATGGATGTGGTCTGCGTCGACGAAGACATGTTCGCTGACGGCGTCATGTTCGACGGCTCCTCGATTGGCGGCTGGAAGGCCATCAACGAGTCCGACATGGTGCTGATGCCCGACCCGGAAACAGCGCATATGGACCCGTTCTTCGCGCAGTCGACGATGGTCATCATCTGCGACATTCTCGATCCGGTTTCGGGCGAATCCTACAACCGCGACCCGCGCGGCACGGCCAAGAAGGCCGAAGCCTACCTCAAGGCATCGGGCATCGGCGACACCGTCTTCGTCGGCCCGGAAGCCGAGTTCTTCGTCTTCGACGACGTCAAGTACAAGGCCGATCCGTACAACACCGGCTTCAAGCTCGATTCCTCGGAACTGCCGTCGAACGACGATACCGACTATGAGACCGGCAACCTCGGCCACCGTCCGCGCGTCAAGGGCGGCTACTTCCCGGTTCCGCCGATCGACAGCTGCCAGGACATGCGCTCGGAAATGCTGACGGTCCTGTCCGAAATGGGCGTGACCGTTGAAAAGCACCACCACGAAGTGGCTGCTGCCCAGCACGAGCTCGGCGTCAAGTTCGACGCGCTGGTTCGCAACGCCGACAAGATGCAGATCTACAAGTACGTCGTGCACCAGGTCGCCAATGCCTACGGCAAGACGGCAACCTTCATGCCGAAGCCGATCTTCGGCGACAACGGCTCGGGCATGCACGTGCATCTGTCGATCTGGAAGGACGGCAAGCCGACGTTTGCTGGCGACGAGTATGCCGGCCTGTCGGAAACCTGCCTCTACTTCATCGGCGGCATCATCAAGCATGCCAAGTCGCTGAATGCCTTCACCAACCCGTCGACGAACTCCTACAAGCGTCTCGTCCCGGGCTACGAAGCACCGGTTCTGCTCGCCTATTCGGCACGTAACCGCTCGGCATCCTGCCGCATTCCGTTCGGCACCAACCCGAAGGCCAAGCGCGTCGAAGTCCGCTTCCCGGATCCGACTGCCAACCCCTACCTCGCCTTTGCAGCCATGCTGATGGCCGGCCTCGACGGCATCAAGAACAAGCTGCACCCGGGCAAGGCCATGGACAAGGACCTCTACGACCTGCCGCCGAAGGAACTGAAGAAGATCCCGACGGTTTGCGGCTCGCTGCGCGAAGCGCTCGAAAGCCTCGACAAGGATCGCAAGTACCTGACCGCCGGCGGCGTATTCGACGACGACCAGATCGACTCCTTCATCGAACTGAAGATGCAGGAAGTGATGCGCTTCGAAATGACCCCGCATCCGGTCGAGTACGACATGTACTACTCGGTCTAA
- a CDS encoding P-II family nitrogen regulator: MKKIEAIIKPFKLDEVKEALQEVGLQGITVTEAKGFGRQKGHTELYRGAEYVVDFLPKVKVEVVLADENAEAVIEAIRNAAQTGRIGDGKIFVSNVEEVIRIRTGETGLDAI; this comes from the coding sequence ATGAAAAAGATCGAAGCGATCATTAAGCCCTTCAAGCTCGACGAAGTGAAGGAAGCCCTTCAGGAAGTCGGCCTGCAGGGTATTACCGTCACGGAAGCCAAGGGCTTCGGGCGGCAGAAGGGCCACACGGAGTTGTATCGCGGCGCCGAATATGTGGTGGACTTCCTGCCGAAGGTTAAGGTCGAAGTGGTGCTGGCGGACGAAAACGCGGAGGCCGTCATCGAGGCGATCCGCAATGCAGCGCAAACCGGCCGCATTGGTGACGGAAAGATTTTCGTTTCCAATGTGGAAGAAGTCATCCGAATTCGCACGGGCGAAACCGGTCTCGACGCCATCTGA
- a CDS encoding NAD(P)H-hydrate dehydratase, whose translation MRSELQHLLITPSEMTAIDQAAAKSGIESFTLMRNAGLAVTAAALRRFPDAIRFVVLCGPGNNGGDGYVAACGLAESGANVAVFALGNPAALQSDAARAQSEWNEPVASLTAFEPRAGDVIIDALFGAGLSRDLSGDVVQVIERINASGLRVIAVDLPSGVDGRTGEIRGAAFAAHHTVTFMAPKPGHWLLPGRSLCGTLAVFDIGIPPRIVRAQSGPLRLNSPAVWSGWGGDLAPSTHKFRRGHLVVFSGDRQATGAARLAATAGLAAGAGLVTLATGKAALGINASHLTAVMVREVEGKRDLTKWLQDRRLGSFVLGPGFGVGKKTRDFALAVCDRSLVLDADGITSFQANREELFAALARGGGRMVMTPHEGEFARLFPEIAGDDALSKIEKAQKAARMSHAVIVYKGADTVIAAPDGRAVVNNNAPPWLATAGSGDVLAGITGAHLAQGLPAFEAAAAAVWRHGEAGSRAGRGLTAETLIGAIPPLA comes from the coding sequence ATGCGCTCCGAACTTCAGCACTTGTTGATCACGCCCTCGGAAATGACGGCGATCGATCAGGCCGCCGCCAAATCCGGCATCGAAAGTTTCACGCTGATGCGCAACGCCGGCCTGGCGGTGACCGCGGCAGCCTTGCGACGCTTCCCGGATGCCATCCGTTTCGTCGTGCTCTGCGGGCCGGGCAACAATGGCGGCGACGGCTACGTGGCGGCCTGCGGTCTCGCGGAAAGTGGGGCGAATGTCGCAGTTTTTGCACTCGGCAATCCCGCGGCACTTCAAAGCGACGCCGCACGCGCGCAGTCGGAATGGAACGAACCGGTGGCATCCCTCACGGCATTCGAACCCCGGGCCGGCGATGTCATCATAGATGCGCTGTTCGGGGCAGGGCTCTCGCGCGATCTCTCGGGTGACGTCGTTCAAGTGATTGAACGGATCAACGCGAGCGGGCTGCGGGTCATCGCGGTCGATCTGCCGAGCGGCGTCGATGGAAGGACGGGTGAAATCCGTGGGGCCGCCTTCGCAGCCCACCATACCGTAACCTTCATGGCGCCGAAGCCGGGCCACTGGCTCTTGCCCGGTCGATCCCTTTGCGGAACGCTCGCAGTCTTCGATATTGGAATTCCGCCGCGCATCGTGCGGGCCCAATCTGGCCCGCTGCGTCTGAATTCGCCGGCAGTCTGGTCCGGCTGGGGTGGAGATCTCGCGCCTTCCACGCACAAGTTCAGGCGCGGTCACCTCGTCGTCTTCTCCGGGGACCGGCAAGCGACAGGTGCCGCGCGTTTGGCCGCCACGGCCGGTCTCGCGGCCGGCGCCGGATTGGTCACGCTGGCCACGGGAAAGGCTGCTCTCGGCATCAATGCGTCGCACTTGACCGCCGTGATGGTGCGGGAAGTGGAAGGTAAGCGAGACCTGACGAAATGGTTGCAGGATCGCCGCTTGGGCAGCTTCGTCCTCGGGCCAGGTTTCGGCGTCGGCAAGAAGACGAGGGACTTTGCGCTTGCCGTGTGCGATCGATCGCTGGTGCTCGACGCCGACGGGATCACGTCGTTTCAGGCGAACCGCGAAGAACTCTTCGCCGCGCTCGCAAGAGGCGGCGGCCGGATGGTCATGACACCGCACGAGGGCGAGTTCGCCCGCCTCTTTCCTGAAATTGCCGGTGATGATGCGCTCTCCAAGATAGAGAAGGCGCAAAAGGCGGCTCGCATGAGCCATGCCGTCATCGTCTACAAGGGAGCGGATACGGTGATCGCTGCACCGGACGGTCGAGCCGTGGTCAACAACAATGCGCCGCCATGGCTGGCAACGGCCGGTTCGGGAGACGTTCTCGCGGGCATCACCGGCGCACATCTCGCCCAAGGGTTGCCGGCCTTCGAGGCAGCGGCGGCCGCCGTCTGGCGCCACGGCGAAGCTGGTAGCCGGGCCGGGCGAGGGCTGACCGCAGAGACACTGATCGGTGCGATACCGCCACTGGCATGA
- the gpt gene encoding xanthine phosphoribosyltransferase has protein sequence MSLPDKAFPVSWDQFHRDARALAWRLADNGQEWRAMVCITRGGLVPAAIICRELNIRMIETVCIASYHDYDTQGQMKVLKGIAPEIAENGGEGVLIVDDLTDTGKTAAEVRAMLPKAHFAAVYAKPKGRPMVDTFVTEVSQDTWIYFPWDMGFTYQEPIAKGTRG, from the coding sequence ATGTCGCTGCCCGATAAAGCCTTTCCCGTCTCCTGGGACCAGTTCCACCGTGACGCGCGCGCCCTTGCGTGGCGCCTTGCCGACAATGGCCAGGAATGGCGCGCCATGGTTTGCATCACCCGCGGCGGCCTGGTCCCTGCGGCGATCATCTGCCGCGAGCTCAATATCCGCATGATCGAGACCGTCTGCATCGCGTCTTACCATGACTATGACACGCAGGGGCAGATGAAGGTGCTGAAGGGCATCGCGCCCGAAATCGCCGAGAACGGCGGCGAAGGCGTGCTGATCGTCGACGACTTGACCGACACCGGCAAGACGGCCGCGGAAGTTCGCGCCATGCTGCCGAAGGCGCATTTCGCCGCCGTATACGCCAAGCCGAAGGGCCGGCCGATGGTCGACACCTTCGTTACCGAAGTCAGCCAGGACACCTGGATCTACTTCCCCTGGGACATGGGCTTCACCTATCAGGAGCCGATCGCCAAGGGCACGCGCGGCTAA
- a CDS encoding competence/damage-inducible protein A, giving the protein MSTKIVTAAMVAIGDELLSGRTKDKNIGHLADMMTMVGIDLREVRIVADDEAAIVEAINAVRGRYDYVFTSGGIGPTHDDITADAISRAFGVECVYEPEAMALLGAMYERRGMEFTDARKRMARMPLGARHIPNPVSTAPGFAIGNVHVMAGVPQVFQAMLDALLPGLQVGSPLLSRTVRSPFGEGDIGSPLTEVQKNHPETSIGSYPKFDGKHFSTDIVVRARDPEALAAAEADVQAMIQAITEARAKG; this is encoded by the coding sequence ATGAGCACAAAAATCGTCACTGCCGCGATGGTCGCCATCGGCGACGAACTTCTGTCGGGTCGCACCAAGGACAAGAACATCGGCCATCTCGCCGACATGATGACCATGGTTGGCATTGATCTTCGCGAAGTGCGGATCGTCGCCGATGACGAAGCCGCCATTGTCGAAGCGATCAACGCCGTACGCGGCCGCTACGATTACGTCTTTACGTCAGGCGGCATCGGCCCGACCCACGACGACATCACCGCCGATGCGATATCGCGCGCCTTCGGCGTCGAGTGCGTCTACGAGCCCGAGGCGATGGCCCTGCTCGGCGCAATGTACGAACGCCGCGGCATGGAGTTCACCGACGCGCGCAAGCGCATGGCGCGCATGCCGCTCGGCGCACGCCATATTCCGAACCCCGTTTCGACGGCTCCGGGCTTTGCGATCGGCAATGTCCATGTCATGGCCGGTGTGCCTCAAGTGTTTCAGGCCATGCTCGACGCCTTGCTGCCCGGCCTTCAGGTCGGTTCGCCGCTCCTCTCCCGGACCGTGCGCTCGCCATTCGGCGAAGGCGATATCGGCAGCCCTCTGACGGAGGTGCAGAAGAACCATCCGGAGACGAGCATCGGCTCCTATCCCAAGTTCGACGGCAAGCACTTCTCGACCGATATTGTCGTGCGCGCCCGCGATCCGGAGGCGTTGGCTGCGGCCGAAGCCGACGTGCAGGCAATGATCCAGGCAATCACCGAAGCACGTGCAAAAGGCTGA
- the wrbA gene encoding NAD(P)H:quinone oxidoreductase, translating into MAKVLVLYYSAYGHVETMAYAVAEGAKSAGAEVDVKRVPELVSEEVAKASYYKLDQAAPIATVEELAQYDAIIFGAGTRYGTVASQMRNFIDQTGSLWAKGKLVGKVGSVFTSSATQHGGQESTILGFIPTLMHHGMVVVGLPYAFQGQMGVDEIKGGSPYGASTITGGDGSRQPSEVELEAARFQGAHVAAIAAKLAG; encoded by the coding sequence ATGGCCAAGGTTCTTGTTCTTTATTATTCGGCATACGGACACGTCGAAACGATGGCCTATGCGGTCGCCGAAGGCGCGAAATCGGCTGGCGCCGAAGTGGACGTGAAGCGCGTTCCCGAACTCGTGTCGGAAGAAGTCGCCAAGGCCTCGTACTACAAGCTGGATCAGGCAGCACCGATCGCCACCGTCGAAGAACTTGCGCAGTATGACGCGATCATCTTCGGCGCCGGCACGCGCTACGGCACCGTTGCCTCGCAGATGCGCAACTTCATCGACCAGACCGGCAGCCTGTGGGCCAAGGGCAAGCTGGTCGGCAAGGTCGGCTCGGTCTTCACGTCCTCCGCGACGCAGCACGGCGGCCAGGAGTCGACGATCCTCGGCTTCATCCCGACCTTGATGCACCACGGCATGGTCGTCGTTGGTCTTCCCTATGCCTTCCAGGGCCAGATGGGGGTCGACGAGATCAAGGGCGGCTCGCCCTACGGCGCCTCGACGATCACCGGCGGTGACGGTTCGCGCCAGCCCTCCGAGGTTGAACTCGAAGCCGCTCGTTTCCAGGGCGCACATGTCGCCGCGATCGCGGCGAAGCTCGCCGGCTGA
- a CDS encoding DUF2188 domain-containing protein: MARITYTIVPHDGGWAYKAADAYSEPFPSREMALAAAKAAAAEQQVGGDDEDISFQDEEGHWHFEHTDGGDRPEATVDDG; encoded by the coding sequence ATGGCGCGGATTACTTACACCATCGTTCCTCATGACGGAGGATGGGCCTATAAGGCCGCCGACGCTTATTCGGAACCCTTTCCCAGCCGCGAGATGGCACTAGCCGCAGCCAAGGCTGCCGCCGCCGAACAACAGGTCGGCGGCGACGACGAAGATATCAGTTTCCAGGATGAAGAAGGTCACTGGCACTTCGAGCACACAGACGGCGGCGATCGGCCGGAAGCGACCGTAGACGACGGCTAA
- a CDS encoding HAD family hydrolase, producing MPDAITTVGFDADDTLWQNEQFFRLTEARFAELLSPHTDTEHLSERLLAAEKRNLGLYGFGIKGFVLSMVETAVDVTDGKVPSSVIAEILAAGRDMLVHPVEPLPHVKETLDALHGQFRLVMITKGDLFDQERKLAASGLGDYFDAVEIVSDKNASTYERIFRRHGDGAPKSLMVGNSLKSDVVPALDAGSWAVYVPHALTWAFEHHDKPESHPRFREINDLAGLAELVRALRD from the coding sequence ATGCCTGATGCAATAACGACTGTTGGTTTCGATGCCGACGATACCCTTTGGCAGAACGAACAGTTCTTTCGCCTGACCGAGGCACGCTTCGCCGAACTTCTCAGCCCCCACACGGACACCGAACACCTCTCCGAACGGCTGCTTGCCGCGGAAAAGCGCAATCTCGGTCTCTATGGTTTCGGCATAAAGGGTTTTGTGCTCTCGATGGTCGAGACCGCGGTGGATGTGACGGACGGCAAAGTCCCCTCTTCCGTGATCGCCGAGATCCTCGCGGCCGGCCGCGACATGCTCGTCCATCCCGTTGAACCGCTGCCCCATGTCAAGGAAACGCTCGACGCGCTTCACGGCCAATTTCGTCTCGTCATGATCACCAAAGGCGACCTCTTCGACCAGGAGCGCAAGCTCGCCGCCTCCGGCCTTGGCGACTATTTCGACGCCGTCGAGATCGTCAGCGACAAGAATGCGAGCACCTATGAGCGCATCTTCAGGCGCCACGGCGACGGCGCACCCAAAAGCCTGATGGTCGGCAATTCGCTGAAGTCCGACGTCGTGCCCGCCCTCGATGCGGGCAGTTGGGCTGTCTATGTGCCTCACGCTTTGACTTGGGCCTTCGAGCATCACGACAAACCCGAGAGCCATCCGCGCTTCCGCGAGATCAACGACCTCGCTGGCCTAGCCGAGCTCGTTCGTGCTTTGAGGGACTGA
- a CDS encoding TrkH family potassium uptake protein has product MNATLIRHAVHIAAILGIYLACAMLVPAMVDLYYGHPDWQIFAASAFMVGGLSLATFMATRMGPPPFSKKFGFVLVNLLWAVFSVVGAIPLWLSSLKLDFAQALFESVSAITTTGGTVIVGLDDAPPGLLVWRSLLCWLGGIGIVVLGLFIIPYLRVGGMSFFKMESSDTGDKPFARLASFSRAFLVIYIVITLLCTIGYYLTGMNRFDAINHAMSTVATGGFSTHDASFAYFGSIPLLWTATFFMALCSLPFSILIVLVARGRLDALRDPQIIVFLGYLSAFSIAVAIYHRLVNGVEFHLALAHSFFNITSILSTSGYASQDYSLWGPFAVMAAFVATFMGGCSGSTAGGIKAYRFIVLFNAIRSGLNKLVYPNAIYAVRYGDNTVDADTQRAIFLFFITYILLWVFGSLAMGALGYDLVTATSAVITCLSNVGPGLGPIIGPAGNFSTLGDPELYLLSLMMLLGRLEVLTVLVILTPVFWKH; this is encoded by the coding sequence TTGAACGCAACTCTGATCCGGCATGCTGTGCATATCGCGGCAATCCTCGGCATCTATCTCGCATGCGCGATGCTGGTGCCGGCGATGGTTGATCTCTACTACGGCCATCCCGACTGGCAGATCTTCGCCGCGTCTGCCTTCATGGTCGGCGGACTGTCGCTTGCAACTTTCATGGCGACCCGCATGGGTCCGCCGCCGTTCTCCAAGAAATTCGGTTTCGTCCTGGTCAATCTCTTGTGGGCCGTCTTTTCCGTGGTCGGGGCAATCCCGCTCTGGCTGTCGTCGCTCAAGCTCGACTTTGCCCAGGCGCTTTTCGAATCCGTCTCGGCAATCACCACCACCGGCGGCACCGTCATCGTCGGTCTCGACGACGCGCCGCCGGGACTGCTCGTCTGGCGTTCGCTGCTCTGCTGGCTCGGCGGCATCGGTATCGTCGTGCTCGGCCTCTTCATCATCCCCTATCTCAGGGTCGGCGGGATGTCCTTCTTCAAGATGGAATCCTCCGATACCGGCGACAAACCGTTTGCGCGTCTCGCCAGTTTCAGCCGTGCCTTTCTGGTGATCTACATCGTCATCACGTTGCTCTGTACGATTGGCTACTATCTGACGGGCATGAACCGCTTCGACGCGATCAACCACGCGATGTCGACGGTCGCGACCGGTGGCTTTTCCACCCATGATGCGTCCTTCGCCTATTTCGGCAGCATCCCGCTGCTGTGGACGGCAACCTTCTTCATGGCGCTTTGCAGCCTGCCCTTCTCGATCCTTATCGTGCTGGTGGCGCGCGGCCGTCTCGACGCGCTGCGCGATCCACAGATCATCGTCTTTCTCGGCTATCTCTCGGCCTTCTCGATCGCGGTCGCCATCTATCATCGCCTGGTGAATGGCGTCGAATTTCACCTGGCGCTGGCGCATTCCTTCTTCAACATCACCTCGATCCTTTCGACCAGCGGCTATGCCAGTCAGGACTACAGCCTCTGGGGGCCCTTCGCAGTCATGGCTGCCTTCGTCGCCACCTTCATGGGCGGCTGTTCCGGATCGACCGCAGGCGGCATCAAGGCCTATCGCTTCATCGTGCTCTTCAACGCGATCCGCTCGGGGCTAAACAAACTCGTCTATCCCAATGCGATCTACGCCGTGCGCTATGGCGACAACACCGTCGATGCCGATACGCAGCGGGCCATCTTCCTGTTCTTCATCACCTACATCCTGCTCTGGGTGTTCGGCAGCCTCGCCATGGGTGCACTCGGCTATGACCTGGTCACCGCGACATCCGCAGTCATCACCTGTCTTTCCAATGTCGGCCCCGGGCTTGGCCCCATCATCGGCCCGGCCGGCAACTTCTCCACGCTCGGCGATCCAGAACTCTACCTTCTGTCGCTGATGATGCTGCTCGGCCGCCTGGAAGTGTTGACGGTGCTGGTGATCCTGACGCCGGTGTTCTGGAAGCATTGA